In Anoplopoma fimbria isolate UVic2021 breed Golden Eagle Sablefish chromosome 12, Afim_UVic_2022, whole genome shotgun sequence, one DNA window encodes the following:
- the LOC129099671 gene encoding cytochrome c oxidase subunit 4 isoform 2, mitochondrial — MLHLISRRMGSLVARRATAALTSSSVRMSSHEVSGAADMSRPMYCDRLDTPLPDRPYKEELTAADKSLKQKEKGPWNQMTNEEKIALYRLMFCQTYPEMRQTNVEWKTVIGTFFIFLGFTGLIVWWQKVYVYPPAPLTFEAEWQAKQLQRMLDMRINPIEGFSAKWDYEKGQWK, encoded by the exons ATGCTCCACCTGATTTCGCGGCGCATGGGCAGCCTGGTGGCCAGGCGCGCGACAGCGGCCCTTACCAGCAGCAGCGTGAGGATGTCGAGCCACG AGGTGTCAGGGGCAGCGGACATGTCTCGGCCGATGTACTGTGACCGTCTGGACACCCCTCTGCCCGACAGACCCTACAAAGAAGAACTGACAGCTGCTGACAAGAGCCTGAAACAGAAGGAGAAGGGGCCCTGGAACCAGATGACCAACGAGGAGAAGATCGCCT TGTACCGGCTCATGTTCTGCCAGACCTACCCAGAGATGAGGCAGACGAACGTTGAGTGGAAGACCGTCATTGGGactttcttcatctttttggGCTTTACCGGCCTGATAGTCTGGTGGCAGAAAGTCTACG TCTACCCTCCAGCTCCACTGACCTTTGAGGCCGAGTGGCAGGCCAAGCAGCTCCAGAGAATGCTGGACATGAGGATCAACCCCATCGAGGGCTTCTCCGCCAAGTGGGACTACGAGAAGGGCCAGTGGAAGTAA